The following are from one region of the Actinoplanes sp. L3-i22 genome:
- the galE gene encoding UDP-glucose 4-epimerase GalE: MKLLVTGGAGYVGSVTSRLLLDAGHEVVVLDNLRTGFREAVAPDATFVQADIADAAQVLTPDAGFDAVLHFAGLIAAGESMAKPELYWHENVVKSLALLDAIRAARVPRVIFSSTAAVYGNPVEIPISETAAKAPTSTYGSTKLTFDLALTSETFAHNLAAVSLRYFNVAGAYIADGHEIGERHDPETHLIPITLQAAAGKRDKLQLFGDDYPTPDGTCVRDYIHVADLARAHLLALEAGTPGEHKIYNLGNGNGFSNKQVVEAAREVTGAAIPVEIAPRRDGDPATLVASSTRAREELGWTPEKNTLQEMIGDAWTFYRKHVA, encoded by the coding sequence GTGAAATTGCTCGTCACCGGCGGCGCCGGATACGTGGGCAGCGTGACCAGCCGGCTGCTGCTCGACGCCGGCCACGAGGTCGTGGTGCTGGACAACCTGCGCACCGGCTTCCGCGAGGCGGTCGCCCCGGACGCCACCTTCGTCCAGGCGGACATCGCCGACGCCGCCCAGGTGCTCACCCCGGACGCCGGCTTCGACGCGGTGCTGCACTTCGCCGGGCTGATCGCGGCCGGCGAGTCGATGGCCAAGCCCGAGCTCTACTGGCACGAGAACGTGGTGAAGTCGCTGGCCCTGCTGGACGCGATCCGCGCCGCCCGGGTCCCGCGGGTGATCTTCTCGTCCACCGCCGCGGTCTACGGCAACCCGGTCGAGATCCCGATCAGCGAGACCGCCGCCAAGGCGCCGACCAGCACGTACGGGTCGACCAAGCTGACCTTCGACCTGGCGCTGACCTCCGAGACGTTCGCGCACAACCTGGCCGCGGTGTCGCTGCGCTACTTCAACGTGGCCGGGGCGTACATCGCCGACGGCCACGAGATCGGCGAGCGGCACGACCCGGAGACGCACCTGATCCCGATCACCCTGCAGGCCGCCGCCGGCAAGCGGGACAAGCTGCAGCTCTTCGGCGACGACTACCCGACGCCGGACGGCACCTGCGTGCGCGACTACATCCACGTGGCGGACCTGGCCCGGGCGCACCTGCTCGCGCTGGAGGCCGGCACCCCGGGCGAGCACAAGATCTACAACCTGGGCAACGGGAACGGCTTCTCCAACAAGCAGGTCGTCGAGGCGGCCCGCGAGGTCACCGGCGCGGCCATCCCGGTCGAGATCGCCCCCCGCCGCGACGGCGACCCGGCGACGCTCGTCGCGTCTTCCACCCGCGCCCGCGAGGAGTTGGGCTGGACTCCGGAGAAGAACACCCTCCAGGAGATGATCGGCGACGCCTGGACCTTCTACCGGAAGCACGTGGCATGA
- the trpS gene encoding tryptophan--tRNA ligase yields the protein MSDVARRPRVLSGIQPTADSFHLGNYLGAVRNWVAMQDTHDAFYCVVDLHAITMGHDPVALRNRTRVSIAQLLAVGLDPERCTLFVQSHVPEHAQLGWVLSCITGFGEAGRMVQFKDKSTKAGQDSTTVGLFTYPILQAADILLYQADQVPVGEDQRQHLELTRDLAQRFNTRFAPTFTMPSAYIVKDTAKITDLQDPTSKMSKSASSPNGIIELLEDPARSAKKIRSAVTDTGREILYDEVNKPGISNLLTMYAALTTRTIDELLEQYDGRGYGDLKKDLAEVLVEFVRPIQEKTKAYLDDKAQLDKILAVGAEKARAVASVTLAKTYKNVGFLSPARGA from the coding sequence ATGTCCGACGTTGCCCGCCGCCCGCGAGTGCTCTCCGGCATCCAGCCGACCGCCGATTCCTTCCACCTCGGCAACTATCTGGGCGCGGTGCGCAACTGGGTGGCGATGCAGGACACGCATGACGCGTTCTACTGCGTGGTCGACCTGCACGCGATCACGATGGGCCATGATCCGGTCGCACTCCGTAACCGTACCCGGGTTTCGATCGCGCAGTTGCTCGCCGTCGGCCTGGACCCGGAGCGCTGCACGCTCTTCGTCCAGTCGCACGTGCCGGAGCACGCGCAGCTCGGCTGGGTGCTCAGCTGCATCACCGGGTTCGGCGAGGCCGGCCGGATGGTCCAGTTCAAGGACAAGTCGACCAAGGCCGGGCAGGACAGCACCACCGTCGGGCTGTTCACCTACCCGATCCTGCAGGCCGCCGACATCCTGCTCTACCAGGCCGACCAGGTTCCGGTGGGGGAGGACCAGCGGCAGCACCTGGAGCTGACCCGCGACCTGGCGCAGCGGTTCAACACCCGGTTCGCGCCGACCTTCACGATGCCCTCGGCGTACATCGTCAAGGACACCGCGAAGATCACCGACCTGCAGGACCCGACGAGCAAGATGTCCAAGTCGGCCTCCTCGCCGAACGGGATCATCGAGCTGCTGGAGGACCCGGCCCGCTCGGCCAAGAAGATCAGGTCGGCGGTCACCGACACCGGGCGGGAGATCCTCTACGACGAGGTGAACAAGCCCGGCATCAGCAACCTGCTGACGATGTACGCGGCGCTCACCACGCGGACCATAGACGAGCTGCTGGAGCAGTACGACGGGCGCGGCTACGGCGACCTCAAGAAGGACCTCGCCGAGGTGCTGGTCGAGTTCGTCCGGCCGATCCAGGAGAAGACCAAGGCGTACCTGGACGACAAGGCCCAGCTCGACAAGATCCTGGCGGTCGGTGCGGAGAAGGCCCGCGCCGTGGCGTCGGTGACGCTGGCTAAGACGTACAAGAACGTGGGTTTCCTCAGCCCCGCGCGCGGGGCCTGA
- a CDS encoding 2'-5' RNA ligase family protein, with the protein MGDPARTRIGVAIDIPEPWGSALTRRRAEAGDPQAAWTPAHVTLLGPTEVDTDALPAVEKHLEAIASAQPPFTVHLRGTGTFRPITEVVFVSLAMGISECELLAEAITRSADIHRDSRFPYHPHVTVAQDVAPEALDAVFDDLAGFSCRFPVPSFTLFSHGGEGPWRPRRDFPLGG; encoded by the coding sequence GTGGGTGATCCGGCTCGCACGCGTATCGGCGTGGCGATCGACATCCCGGAGCCCTGGGGCTCGGCGCTGACCCGCCGGCGCGCGGAGGCCGGCGACCCGCAGGCCGCCTGGACGCCGGCGCACGTCACCCTGCTCGGGCCGACCGAGGTGGACACGGACGCGCTGCCGGCGGTGGAGAAGCACCTCGAGGCGATCGCGTCGGCGCAGCCGCCGTTCACCGTCCACCTGCGCGGGACCGGCACGTTCCGGCCGATCACCGAGGTGGTGTTCGTCAGCCTGGCGATGGGTATCAGCGAGTGTGAGCTGCTTGCCGAGGCGATCACCAGGTCCGCCGACATCCACCGGGACAGCCGGTTCCCGTACCACCCGCACGTCACGGTGGCGCAGGACGTGGCGCCGGAGGCGCTCGACGCGGTCTTCGACGACCTGGCCGGATTCTCCTGCCGGTTCCCGGTGCCGTCGTTCACCCTGTTCTCGCACGGTGGCGAGGGCCCGTGGCGGCCCCGGCGTGACTTCCCCCTCGGTGGCTGA
- a CDS encoding ABC transporter permease yields the protein MTAETKEPVKEKEPAEKETFLSVFVRNLWSSNSVTVTVLSIVLAVLIGAVLIVVSDSAVLAKFSYFTARPGDALDASWTLIYSAYSDLLKGSLGDPEAINAWFSGTGTWQNAFAPISETLTYAAPLVFTGLSVSLAFRGGLFNIGAQGQAVLGCIAAGIAGFTFGLPIVLNLLVALVAGALGGALWGFLPGLLKARTGAHEVITTIMLNYTAGLLLAWLVIQKGIQQPGRTDAISKVVAESAQLPSFGGVLRVHLGIILAVLVTAGVAWLLNRSAFGFELRAVGANPHAARTAGISVAKTYTLLMAVAGGLAGLGGATQVLGTAYALTPSVAGNIGFDGLLVALLGRNRPWGTLLAAILFGVLRAGGNRMQSFTGISLELVNVLQALIVIFIAAPALVKAIFQLRAARAAGLGVSPAKG from the coding sequence GTGACCGCCGAGACCAAGGAACCGGTCAAGGAGAAGGAACCGGCCGAGAAGGAGACGTTCCTCAGCGTCTTCGTACGCAACCTCTGGTCGTCCAACAGCGTCACCGTCACGGTCCTCTCGATCGTACTGGCTGTGCTCATCGGCGCGGTGCTGATCGTGGTCTCCGACTCGGCGGTGCTGGCGAAGTTCAGCTACTTCACCGCCCGGCCCGGCGACGCGCTCGACGCCAGCTGGACGCTGATCTACTCGGCCTACTCCGACCTGCTCAAGGGTTCGCTCGGCGACCCGGAGGCGATCAACGCCTGGTTCTCCGGGACCGGCACCTGGCAGAACGCGTTCGCCCCGATCTCCGAGACGCTGACCTACGCCGCGCCGCTGGTCTTCACCGGCCTGTCGGTCTCGCTGGCGTTCCGCGGCGGCCTGTTCAACATCGGCGCCCAGGGCCAGGCGGTGCTCGGCTGCATCGCGGCCGGGATCGCCGGCTTCACGTTCGGCCTGCCGATCGTGCTCAACCTGCTCGTGGCGCTGGTCGCCGGCGCGCTCGGCGGCGCCCTCTGGGGCTTCCTGCCCGGCCTGCTCAAGGCCCGGACCGGCGCCCACGAGGTGATCACCACGATCATGCTCAACTACACCGCCGGCCTGCTCCTGGCCTGGCTGGTCATCCAGAAGGGCATCCAGCAGCCCGGCCGGACCGACGCGATCAGCAAGGTGGTCGCCGAGTCCGCGCAGCTGCCGTCGTTCGGCGGCGTGCTCCGGGTGCACCTGGGCATCATCCTCGCGGTGCTGGTCACCGCCGGGGTGGCCTGGCTGCTGAACCGGTCGGCGTTCGGCTTCGAGCTGCGCGCGGTGGGCGCGAACCCGCACGCCGCGCGGACCGCCGGGATCAGCGTGGCCAAGACGTACACGCTGCTGATGGCGGTGGCCGGTGGTCTCGCCGGGCTCGGTGGCGCGACCCAGGTGCTGGGTACGGCGTACGCCCTGACCCCCTCGGTGGCCGGCAACATCGGCTTCGACGGCCTGCTGGTCGCCCTGCTCGGCCGGAACCGCCCGTGGGGCACCCTGCTCGCCGCGATCCTGTTCGGCGTGCTCCGGGCCGGCGGCAACCGGATGCAGTCGTTCACCGGCATCTCGCTCGAGCTGGTCAACGTGCTGCAGGCCCTGATCGTCATCTTCATCGCCGCCCCCGCCCTGGTGAAAGCGATCTTCCAACTTCGTGCCGCCCGCGCCGCCGGGCTCGGCGTCTCTCCGGCGAAGGGCTGA
- a CDS encoding ATP-binding protein, protein MAVSPPDLSDHTEQGDTEQGVSVRVDFGADAAVSLLTVRGPWDGRLQRSASVTLRRCFTEHPDALIVDLSRLLDPHSESAPTWTTARTVAATLRPPVQLALCVPPELPLADRMQTLDAGRFLPVYAKVRQARVAVAGRIPGSERLVATLRPDPDAPSLARNLVSDACLAWGLAGLLHPCRLVMSELVTNAVEHAGTEIRVVVSRRGPGLHLSVADGSPVLPRLLRLTHPLPGQPLDERGRGLRTVHETAELWGAEPAGDGKVVWATVRDRRPSIN, encoded by the coding sequence ATGGCGGTCAGCCCACCGGATCTCTCCGACCACACCGAGCAAGGCGACACCGAGCAGGGTGTCTCCGTCCGCGTCGACTTCGGCGCCGACGCCGCCGTCTCGCTGCTCACGGTTCGCGGGCCCTGGGACGGGCGGCTGCAGCGCAGCGCGTCGGTCACGCTGCGCCGGTGCTTCACCGAGCATCCGGACGCGTTGATCGTCGACCTGAGCCGGCTGCTCGATCCGCACAGCGAGAGCGCGCCGACCTGGACCACCGCGCGGACCGTCGCCGCGACCCTGCGGCCGCCGGTGCAGCTGGCGCTGTGCGTGCCGCCGGAGCTGCCGCTGGCGGACCGGATGCAGACGCTGGACGCGGGCCGGTTCCTACCGGTCTACGCGAAGGTGCGGCAGGCCCGGGTGGCGGTGGCCGGGCGGATCCCGGGCAGTGAGCGGCTGGTCGCGACGCTGCGGCCGGATCCGGACGCGCCGAGTCTGGCCCGCAACCTGGTCAGCGACGCGTGCCTGGCCTGGGGGCTGGCCGGGCTGCTGCATCCGTGCCGGCTGGTGATGTCGGAGCTGGTGACGAACGCGGTCGAGCACGCCGGCACGGAGATCCGGGTGGTGGTCTCCCGGCGCGGCCCCGGCCTGCACCTGTCGGTCGCGGACGGTTCGCCGGTGCTGCCGCGGCTGCTGCGGTTGACGCATCCGCTTCCGGGGCAGCCGCTGGACGAGCGCGGGCGCGGGCTGCGGACCGTGCACGAGACCGCGGAGCTGTGGGGCGCCGAGCCGGCCGGGGACGGCAAGGTGGTGTGGGCGACGGTCCGGGACCGCCGCCCGTCGATCAACTAG
- a CDS encoding BMP family protein: MRPVRGKRIVAILAAGGLTLAAAACGDAPADTPTGGASSAATAAAYKACMVTDTGGIDDKSFNASAWAGIQGAKAEASNVDPKYVSSSSEADYEPGLRNFVTQKCDYILAVGGLMGDATKKVATESASSQFAIVDSGSSGANVYPMQFATQQAAFLAGYLAAGYSKSGKVGTYGGLKIAPVTIFMDGFADGVAYYNQKKGKTVTVLGWDKAKQNGTFADSFIDQNKGKTITQTLVSQGADVILPVAGGTGLGTAQVAKDSSGKVSVIWVDQDGCKSAAQYCDVFLSTVVKNVEEAVKESVVLGAKGEKLSATPGYIGTLENKGVSLAPYNQFDSKVDATLKTEIDQLTKDIISGTVKAESASAPK; the protein is encoded by the coding sequence TTGCGCCCAGTACGTGGGAAGCGGATCGTGGCGATTCTCGCGGCAGGTGGGCTGACGCTCGCAGCCGCCGCTTGTGGTGACGCCCCGGCGGACACCCCGACCGGCGGCGCCAGCTCGGCTGCTACCGCCGCGGCATACAAGGCCTGCATGGTCACCGACACCGGTGGCATCGACGACAAGTCGTTCAACGCTTCGGCGTGGGCCGGCATCCAGGGTGCCAAGGCCGAGGCGAGCAACGTCGACCCGAAGTACGTCTCCTCGTCCTCCGAGGCCGACTACGAGCCGGGTCTGCGGAACTTCGTGACCCAGAAGTGCGACTACATCCTCGCGGTCGGCGGCCTGATGGGTGACGCCACCAAGAAGGTCGCGACCGAGAGCGCGAGCTCGCAGTTCGCCATCGTGGACAGCGGCAGCTCCGGCGCCAACGTCTACCCGATGCAGTTCGCCACCCAGCAGGCGGCGTTCCTCGCCGGCTACCTGGCCGCGGGCTACTCGAAGTCCGGCAAGGTCGGCACGTACGGCGGTCTGAAGATCGCCCCGGTCACCATCTTCATGGACGGCTTCGCCGACGGCGTCGCCTACTACAACCAGAAGAAGGGCAAGACCGTCACGGTCCTGGGCTGGGACAAGGCGAAGCAGAACGGCACCTTCGCCGACAGCTTCATCGACCAGAACAAGGGCAAGACGATCACCCAGACCCTGGTCTCGCAGGGCGCCGACGTGATCCTGCCGGTCGCCGGCGGCACCGGCCTGGGCACCGCCCAGGTCGCCAAGGACTCGTCCGGCAAGGTCTCGGTCATCTGGGTCGACCAGGACGGCTGCAAGAGCGCCGCGCAGTACTGCGACGTCTTCCTCAGCACGGTCGTCAAGAACGTCGAAGAGGCGGTCAAGGAGTCCGTGGTGCTGGGCGCCAAGGGCGAGAAGCTCTCCGCCACCCCGGGCTACATCGGCACGCTGGAGAACAAGGGTGTCAGCCTCGCGCCGTACAACCAGTTCGACAGCAAGGTCGACGCGACGCTGAAGACCGAGATCGACCAGCTCACGAAGGACATCATCAGCGGAACGGTCAAGGCCGAGTCGGCCAGCGCACCGAAGTGA
- a CDS encoding YihY/virulence factor BrkB family protein, whose amino-acid sequence MNPIDRAYDAVAARIMEVRYRSRYFDHLCRALLRYEGVQGGRLAAASAYYGFFAVFALLLIGYSIFGFLLTSNTQLFDLVHDFLRQNLPFLDVQAILDSKKTVGIVGILGLTFTGIGWVEAIRSSQRHIWRLREQPGYFGIRQAVDLGVLIAVLILLTLTQLAVYGLEALLDWLADGGFQNTLAVVSLILTLGVNMLLAAALLAAVPRLRMTVRRMAPPVLQVAIGLMLLNTVGKTFVAMVQRNPAYGLVGSAVGALVYLYVFHQLLLFGAAWAATSPHGRVVDLSADDKTAPVGQNLWIRDARPR is encoded by the coding sequence GTGAACCCTATCGATCGGGCGTATGACGCGGTCGCGGCCCGGATCATGGAAGTGCGGTACCGCTCCCGCTACTTCGACCACCTGTGCCGGGCGCTGCTGCGGTACGAGGGCGTCCAGGGTGGCCGGCTCGCCGCGGCCAGCGCGTACTACGGCTTTTTCGCGGTGTTCGCGCTGCTGCTGATCGGCTACTCGATCTTCGGGTTCCTGCTGACCAGCAACACCCAGCTCTTCGATCTGGTGCACGACTTCCTCCGGCAGAACCTGCCGTTCCTCGACGTGCAGGCGATCCTGGACAGCAAGAAGACCGTCGGGATCGTCGGCATCCTCGGGCTGACCTTCACCGGCATCGGCTGGGTGGAGGCGATCCGCTCCTCGCAGCGGCACATCTGGCGGCTGCGCGAGCAGCCCGGCTACTTCGGCATCCGGCAGGCGGTCGACCTCGGGGTGCTGATCGCCGTGCTGATCCTGCTGACGCTCACCCAACTGGCCGTCTACGGCCTGGAGGCGCTGCTCGACTGGCTGGCCGACGGCGGCTTCCAGAACACCCTGGCGGTGGTCAGCCTGATCCTCACCCTCGGGGTGAACATGCTGCTGGCGGCGGCGCTGCTGGCCGCCGTGCCGCGGCTGCGGATGACCGTGCGGCGGATGGCGCCGCCGGTGCTGCAGGTCGCGATCGGACTGATGCTGCTCAACACGGTGGGCAAGACGTTCGTCGCGATGGTCCAGCGCAACCCGGCGTACGGCCTGGTCGGCTCGGCCGTCGGCGCGCTGGTCTACCTGTACGTCTTCCACCAGCTGCTGCTGTTCGGCGCGGCCTGGGCGGCGACCAGCCCGCACGGGCGGGTGGTGGACCTGTCGGCTGACGATAAAACCGCTCCGGTGGGGCAAAACCTCTGGATCCGGGACGCCCGCCCGCGATGA
- a CDS encoding SCO4848 family membrane protein: MVITRRWAGFLVAVGVWTWVIWPRFGLAIYNDDRAFDGNTPTAFLWVHALLIGASLIIGTTVGVLGVRAWRAAPKKPS; this comes from the coding sequence GTGGTGATCACACGGCGGTGGGCGGGGTTCCTGGTGGCGGTCGGGGTGTGGACGTGGGTGATCTGGCCCCGGTTCGGCCTGGCGATCTACAACGACGACCGCGCGTTCGACGGGAACACGCCGACGGCGTTCCTGTGGGTGCACGCGCTGCTGATCGGGGCGTCCCTGATCATCGGGACGACGGTCGGGGTCCTGGGCGTCAGGGCGTGGCGGGCCGCACCGAAGAAGCCGTCGTGA
- a CDS encoding ABC transporter ATP-binding protein produces MANDHIDITVEPGEVHALLGENGAGKSTLMNQLYGLLQPDEGQIVVNDEPKVFRSPRDAIASGIGMVHQHFMLVPVFTVAENIALGAEETRGGPLGWLDRRRARRDVIETSKKFGLPVDPDALIEDLPVGAQQRVEIVKALTRNVDLLILDEPTAVLTPQETDELLAVMRSLTEMGKSIVFITHKLKEVKKIADRITVIRRGQVVGTASPDTSEDELAALMVGRAVSLEVAKGPAEPGRAVLRVSGLIVDDDRGIRAVDGVDLEVRAGEVLGIAGVQGNGQTELVEAVMGLREVRAGAVELDGENLAGMSTKRILRSGVGYVPEDRSHDGVVKEFTVAENLILDMYDREPFGNAFRLDLAKVGGNAKERVEQFDIRCQTPESPVGTLSGGNQQKVVIAREMSRPLRLFIASQPTRGVDVGSIEFIHGQIIHERDQGTAVLVVSSELDEVVGLADRIAVMYRGRILAVVSPDTPREEIGLLMAGITGGNEEKK; encoded by the coding sequence GTGGCCAACGACCACATCGACATCACCGTCGAGCCCGGCGAGGTGCACGCCCTGCTGGGCGAGAACGGCGCCGGCAAGTCGACCCTGATGAACCAGCTCTACGGCCTGCTGCAGCCGGACGAGGGACAGATCGTCGTCAACGACGAGCCCAAGGTCTTCCGCAGCCCGCGCGACGCGATCGCGTCCGGCATCGGCATGGTCCACCAGCACTTCATGCTGGTCCCGGTCTTCACCGTGGCGGAGAACATCGCGCTCGGCGCCGAGGAGACCCGCGGTGGCCCGCTCGGCTGGCTGGACCGCCGCCGGGCCCGCCGCGACGTGATCGAGACCTCGAAGAAGTTCGGCCTGCCGGTCGACCCGGACGCCCTGATCGAGGACCTGCCGGTCGGCGCCCAGCAGCGGGTGGAGATCGTCAAGGCGCTGACCCGCAACGTCGACCTGCTGATCCTGGACGAGCCGACCGCGGTGCTCACCCCGCAGGAGACCGACGAACTGCTCGCGGTGATGCGCTCGCTCACCGAGATGGGCAAGTCGATCGTCTTCATCACCCACAAGCTCAAAGAGGTCAAGAAGATCGCCGACCGGATCACCGTGATCCGGCGCGGTCAGGTGGTCGGCACCGCCAGCCCGGACACCAGCGAGGACGAGCTGGCCGCCCTGATGGTCGGCCGCGCGGTCAGCCTCGAGGTGGCGAAGGGCCCGGCCGAGCCGGGTCGCGCCGTGCTGCGGGTGTCCGGCCTGATCGTCGACGACGACCGGGGCATCCGCGCGGTCGACGGGGTGGACCTGGAGGTCCGGGCCGGCGAGGTGCTGGGCATCGCGGGCGTGCAGGGCAACGGGCAGACCGAGCTGGTCGAGGCCGTGATGGGGCTGCGCGAGGTGCGCGCCGGCGCGGTCGAGCTGGACGGCGAGAACCTGGCCGGGATGAGCACCAAGCGGATCCTGCGCTCCGGGGTCGGGTACGTCCCGGAGGACCGCAGCCACGACGGTGTGGTCAAGGAGTTCACCGTCGCCGAGAACCTGATCCTGGACATGTACGACCGGGAGCCGTTCGGCAACGCGTTCCGCCTGGACCTGGCGAAGGTCGGCGGCAACGCCAAGGAGCGGGTCGAGCAGTTCGACATCCGGTGCCAGACCCCGGAGTCACCGGTCGGCACGCTCTCCGGCGGCAACCAGCAGAAGGTCGTCATCGCCCGGGAGATGTCCCGCCCGCTGCGCCTGTTCATCGCGTCCCAGCCGACCCGCGGGGTGGACGTCGGCTCGATCGAGTTCATCCACGGCCAGATCATCCACGAGCGCGACCAGGGCACCGCGGTGCTGGTGGTCTCCAGCGAGCTCGACGAGGTGGTCGGTCTCGCCGACCGGATCGCGGTGATGTACCGCGGCCGGATCCTGGCCGTCGTCTCGCCGGACACCCCGCGCGAGGAGATCGGTCTGCTGATGGCCGGCATCACCGGCGGCAACGAGGAGAAGAAGTGA
- the galK gene encoding galactokinase: MSVEDQARKNFIATYGVEPAGLWAAPGRVNLIGEHTDYNDGFVLPFALPQRTVAAVGPSPDGTWSVSSTLAPEPVTFGVTEPGEVTGWGAYVAGVIWALREAGFEPPAVRIAIDSEVPLGSGLSSSAALESSVLTALIDLGGLDVPLERRPAIAQRAENLYVGAPTGILDQSASIRCEAGRALFLDCRSYAIEQIPFDLAAAGLAILVINSNAPHQHVDGEYGARRKSCEESAAILGVPALRDIAVDDLPAALDRLGDEVLRKRTRHIVTENQRVLDTVALLRDGRVRDIGPLLTASHASMRDDFEITVAQVDLAVETALSAGAHGARMTGGGFGGCVLALIDTARADETAAAVAAAYAEHGFTAPTSWVAVAGPGATKL; this comes from the coding sequence ATGAGCGTCGAAGATCAAGCCCGGAAGAACTTCATTGCGACGTACGGCGTGGAGCCGGCCGGCCTCTGGGCGGCTCCCGGCCGGGTCAACCTGATCGGCGAGCACACCGACTACAACGACGGCTTCGTGCTGCCCTTCGCCCTGCCGCAGCGCACCGTCGCCGCGGTCGGCCCGTCCCCGGACGGCACCTGGTCGGTCAGCTCCACCCTGGCCCCCGAACCGGTGACGTTCGGTGTCACCGAGCCGGGTGAGGTGACCGGCTGGGGGGCGTACGTCGCCGGCGTGATCTGGGCGCTGCGCGAGGCCGGCTTCGAGCCGCCCGCGGTGCGCATCGCGATCGACTCCGAGGTGCCGCTCGGCTCCGGCCTGTCGTCCTCGGCCGCGCTGGAGTCCTCGGTGCTCACCGCGCTGATCGACCTGGGCGGGCTGGACGTGCCGCTGGAGCGGCGCCCGGCGATCGCCCAGCGCGCCGAGAACCTGTACGTCGGCGCGCCCACCGGCATCCTCGACCAGTCCGCGTCGATCCGCTGCGAGGCCGGCCGGGCGCTGTTCCTGGACTGCCGCTCGTACGCGATCGAGCAGATCCCGTTCGACCTGGCCGCCGCCGGCCTGGCCATCCTGGTGATCAACAGCAACGCCCCGCACCAGCACGTCGACGGGGAGTACGGTGCCCGCCGCAAGAGCTGCGAGGAGTCCGCCGCGATCCTCGGGGTGCCGGCGCTGCGCGACATCGCCGTCGACGACCTGCCGGCCGCCCTGGACCGGCTCGGCGACGAGGTGCTGCGCAAGCGCACCCGGCACATCGTCACCGAGAACCAGCGCGTGCTGGACACCGTGGCGCTGCTCCGCGACGGCCGGGTCCGCGACATCGGCCCGCTGCTGACCGCCTCGCACGCCTCGATGCGCGACGACTTCGAGATCACCGTCGCCCAGGTCGACCTCGCGGTCGAGACGGCCCTGTCGGCCGGCGCCCACGGCGCCCGGATGACCGGCGGCGGCTTCGGCGGCTGCGTGCTGGCCCTGATCGACACGGCCCGGGCCGACGAGACCGCCGCCGCGGTCGCCGCCGCCTACGCCGAGCACGGCTTCACCGCCCCGACGAGCTGGGTCGCGGTCGCCGGCCCGGGCGCCACCAAGCTCTGA